The segment GTGGTCTTCCTGATCCTCGTGATCATACAATTTGTCGTTATAACGAAGGGTGCTGGCAGGGTAGCGGAGGTCGCCGCGAGGTTTACGCTGGATGCCATGCCGATGAAACAGATGTCCATAGACACCGATCTCAGCGCCGGTTTGATCACGGAGGAGGAGGCGAGAGCCAGGAGGGAGACGGTGGCGCGAGAGGCGGACTTCTACGGTGCTATGGACGGCGCAAGCAAATTCGTCAGAGGCGACGCCATAGCGGGATTGATAATTACCGGGATAAACATCATCGGAGGATTGCTCATCGGCGTGCTTCAGAAGGGGATGCCCATATCGGAGGCCGCCAGGAGATATACGCTTCTCACCATAGGCGATGGCCTTGTCAGCCAGGTGCCCGCTCTGATCATATCCACAGCGGCAGGCGTGTTGGTCACGCGGGCTGGAGCGGAGACCGATTTCGGAAAGAGCCTCACCGGTCAGATACTCTTTCAGCCCAGAGCCCTCGGCATAGCATCGGCTGTGCTTTTCGCTCTCGCACTTGTTCCTGGGCTTCCCAAGATCTCTTTCTTCATGCTCTCAGGTATCACCGGATCGCTGGCCTATCTGCTTATGCGCACTTCGCCTGCACAGGCGGAGACCGAAGAAGGTGAGGAGAAGAAACCCTCCCCCGAAAGCGAGGTTGAGGAGGTGGAGCGGATGCTGGATATGGACATCATGGAGCTGAACATAGGCTATAACCTCGTGCCGCTCGTAGATGTGAGGCAGAACGGAGTTCTGCTTGAGAGGATAAAGATGATAAGACGCAGATGCGCCAGAGAGCTGGGCATCATCGTGCCGCTCATAAGGATAAGGGATGATATGAGCCTGCCACCTAACGGATATTCGATCATGATCAAGGAGAACGTCGTGGCCAAAGGCGAGGTCATGCTCAATCACTATCTGGCGATGGAGACGGGCAGGGTGACGGAGAAGATCGAGGGGATACCTACCACCGAGCCGACCAACAATATACCGGCACTGTGGATACGTGAGAAGGACAAAGAGAGGGCACAGATGGCAGGATATATGGTCGTCGATCCGGTGACCGTCATAGCCACTCATCTCATGGAGACGATAAATAAACACGCCCATGAGCTTCTAACCAGACAGGATGTCCGGAGGCTTTTGGACAGATTAAGTGAGAGATACCCCGCTCTCGTGGATGAGCTGATTCCAAACCTGTTGTCCCTGGGCACGGTGCAGAAGGTGCTTCAGAATCTATTGAGGGAAGGGGTGCCGATCAGAGATCTGATCACGATCTTGGAGACGCTCTCAGATCACGCCCAGACGACCAAAGACCCTATGCTGCTTACGGAATTCGTCAGAAGAGCGCTGGGCAGAACGATCTGTAAGGAGCTCGTAGATGAGGACGGCACGCTCAAGGTTTTGACCCTGTCACCGGAGGTGGAGAGGAACATAGCTGATGCGATACAGGATAAGGACGGGACGATGTATCTCGCACTCGATCCGGAGGTGGCTCGAAAGATCGTAAACGGGATCGCTACCGCGATAACCGAGATGGGACAGCTTCAGGTTCAGCCCGTCATACTATGTGCCGAACCGCTTGTCAGACCTTTTCTGAGGCAACTGGTGGAAAGATTTATCCCCGGACTGGTAGTCCTTTCCTATGAGGAGATCCCTCCGGAGATGGAGGTAAAGCCGTTGGGCGTTGTAAACATTGAGGGGACGGATTAAGCCCGCAAAGGCATGTTTCTTGCTTAACTTTCACCTCGATACCGTCAGGGGGAGTTCGACAGATGCAGATTAAGAGATATTATGGCAAAAGCGTTCATGCCGCTCTGGAAAAAGCAAAGGCGGAGCTCGGTCCCGATGCCATACTGCTTCATACCAGGACGCTCAAGTCCAGTATCCTCGGCGGCTCGACTGTTGAGGTGATCGTCGCCGTAGATAGAGAGGCACCCTCAGAGATAGATGAGGTGATCGGCGACGACGAGGAGAAGAACGAAGAGCCGGTCGAACGAGCAAAGGCTATCCTAACTGCCAATTCCTACAGACGAGCCGAAGGAGGTTACGAGCTTAAACATATAGGCGAGGAGCTGTCGGAGATAAGGGATCTACTACACATACTCCTGTCAAACGTCAAGAGGGAACAATCACTGGATCTCCCCGAGACGGTGCAAGGGATCTATGAAAAGTTCATCAAGAGCGAACTTGATCCGGCGATAGCTTATGATCTGGCCAAAGGCCTAGAACCATGTTTTTCAGATAACGGCAAATTGATAAACGAGAGGTTGGCCGAGCTGATCGGCAAGGCGACGAAGTTCAACGGTGGGATAACGCTGCAAGGTGGGATGAAAAGCGTAGCGCTTATCGGACCAACAGGTGTGGGCAAGACCACCACTATCGCTAAGCTGGGGGCTTACTTTAAGCTTAAACTCAAAAGGAAGGTGGCCTTTCTGACGATCGATACCTATAGGATAGCCGCCGTTCAGCAGCTTCAGATATACGCCGATATAATGAGATCGCCCCTGAAGGTCGCCGATGATCCGGAGGAACTGGTCAGGGAAGTCGAGTCTCTTTCTGACCACGATCTCATCCTGATAGACACGCCTGGGAGAAGCCATTACGATGCGGCGAGGATAGGCGAGATAGAGAGGTTCATAGCCGTCTTGCCTCAGGTTGAAGTTTATCTGTTGATCAGTGCTTCCACGAGAAGCAGGGAGATATACGAGATATTAAACGGCTTCGGGAGTGTAGGGGTGGACGGCTTGATCTTCACAAAACTGGATGAGGCCTCATGTTTCGGATCGATCGTCAATGCCGCAATACGCTCCGGCAAACCCCTGTCCTACTTTACGACAGGCCAGGATGTGGCGGGAGATATAGAGGTCGCCACGGTGGAAAGAGTGACATCCCTACTTTTAAGAGGTTTCAGGAGATGAGCATGAAAGATCAAGCTGCCAATCTCAGAAAGCTTTTCTCCAATCCGACACTCGATATTGACATGGAGGAGGAGCCGTTAGTTCGACGGCATAACCCACGATTCCGCACGATAGCCATAACGAGCGGCAAAGGAGGGGTTGGTAAGACGAACTTCGCCGCTAATTTAGGAGTAGCGCTTTCACAGATAGGAAAGAAGGTGATCATCTTCGACGCCGATCTGGGGCTGGCGAACGTCGACGTCTTCTTCGACCTCCATCCGAAGTACAACCTCAAACACGTCGTGAGTGGCGAGAAGGAGATAGAGGAGATACTACTGGAAGGACCCACCGGTATCAAGGTGGTTCCAGCAAGCTCAGGCGTTGAGATGATGGCTAATCTGCCGGAGAGGGAAAGGAGAAGATTGATCGTAAAACTGGGGGAGTTGTCGAATATGGCCGATGTGATGATCATCGACACGGCTGCCGGAATATCGCATAATGTGCTGGCCTTTGCCTCGGCGGCGGATATGATCATTATAATGACCACCCCCGATCCTGCCGCCATAACGGATGCTTATGCCACGACTAAGGTACTATCCCGAAGGAAAAAGGGGCCGTTTATGCTCATCGTGAACATGGCCGCCGATGAGAGCCAGGCAAGGGAAGTTGCACTGAGCCTGATCCTGGTGGTGCGGAGATTTCTGGAGTTGGAGCTCAATTATATCGGCTTTATCCCTTTCGATCCGTTCGTCTCCAAGGCCCTTAAAGGACAGGTGCCATTGGTGTTGAAATACCCGGGCGCTCCGGCCTCCAGGCACATAATGGCCATTGCCAGCAGGATCTATAGCATACTCGGGAGCACGAAACGGACATGTCATATGGATTTCTTCGAGAAGATATCTCTTTCCCTGGAAAGGTCGCTAGGATCGGAGGAGGAAGAATGAATCAACCAATCCTTAAGCCCGGAATCAAGGTTCAGGTCGAAACGCTATCCGGGGCTCCCAGATGCAGGTTCCTGAGCCGTATAACTCATATCGACGACTACTATATCTATATAGCCAAACCCTCTATCTACGATTTCGAGGATGGAGGGCAAACCGGTATACCTCCCAATACACTGCTCAGGGTCTCATTCTCGCTCAGCGAGGGAGAATTCGCTTTCGATTCGACCGTGAAGGGAAGACAGGCGGATGGATCGTATGTTCTAACCCGACCCCGAAGGTTCTACAGATGGAAAAGACAATTTCTGAGAGTTGAAACCTCACTTTGGGTCAGATATGCCGTGATCCCAAGGGTGGAGATGGCCGGCAGGGTGGATCAAGTCAAACGAGCCTATGCCATGACGGCCAATATAAGCGGAGGGGGAGTGCTCTTAAAACCTCAGGAAACCCTGCCGGTAGGCGCTATACTAGAGATGGAGATAGAACTCCCCGGAAGATCCGATCCTATTCTGGCGATCGGTAGAGTAGTACATACCAAGTCAGGCAATGGTGTGGAGTTCCTCATCATAAACGAGCTCGATAGAAATGAGCTTATAAAATATCTATTTGAAGAGGATAGAAGGAGAAGAAGAAGGCTTAGGGAGAAGGGATATGGAGGAGATCTACCCACCGGAATTTATCCCCATTCATCTGGAGATCGTTAGAACGGATGAGCTGCTACCGCTTAAAGCGTTAAACATAATGCTTAACGAGATGCGATCGAAATTAGACATGAAACTGATGAAGGAATTCATAGGATTTCTCGCCCAGAGCGAGAAGGCCACTCCAATCCATGGAGGGAAAGCAGAGGAGAAAAATGCTGGAGGAACTTTGGGGGGCTTACAAGCTCAACGGCGATAAAAGGGCGAAGGATGAGATTATCAAACAATGTTTGCCTATGATAAGAGCCATAGCCCAGAGGCTTTCCATATATGCCTCTCCATCTCATGACATCGACGATCTGGTCAGCGCCGGGATAATAGGTCTCCTGGATGCCATAGAGAAGTTCAACCCTTCTAAAGGCGCTAGCTTTAAAACATACGCCACTTACAGGATCAAAGGTGCGATCTTGGATGAAGTCAGGGCGTTGGATTGGGTGCCGAGGTCCACGCGGGAGAAAGCTCAAAAGCTGGAAAAGGCCTACTCTGAACTCGAACAGCGCCTGATGAAACCTCCCTCAGAAGAGGAGGTAGCCGATTACCTGGGGATATCGGTCGAAGAGCTCAGAAAGACGCTGCTTGAGGTCAGCGGTATGGCACTGTTAACGCTGGAGGATATCGCCCTGGACAAGGAGGAAGAGGGGGCGATCAGGGATTTCATAGCCGATCCGAAAGCGGCGAACCCCGAAGACCAAATGGCCTTCGAGGAGGCGAAAAGTATATTGGCCGGGGCGATCCAATCCCTGCCTAAACAAGAGAAGATCGTCCTCAGCCTCTATTATTATGAGGAAATGACCATGAAGGAAATCGGAAAAGTTCTGGGGGTCTCCGAGTCCAGGGTGAGTCAGATACATTCAAGCGCCATCTTGAGGCTGAGGGGGAAGCTCAAGAGATTAAAGGAAGATCTGCTTGCTTCTGTCGGGAGAAGAGCCTATGGATGAAGGGAAGATCGTCAGAGAAAGACAAAGGGAAATCATAGAGGGGGATCTGAGGCTAACCGGATCGGAGAGGTTCTTCGAGGGTGACCTGATCGTTACCGGTAACGTTCGGGATGGCGTCTCCATATGCGTTAACGGGAGCGTTGAGGTCTATGGGATGGTGGAGGCAGCGGTAATAAGAGCACATGGCGACATCATCGTCCATGGCGGTTTGCCCGGCAGAGCATATCTCGATTCAGGTGGCAGCGTGATCATCCATTATGCCAACAACTCCAGCATCGTCAGCACGGGAAACATCTTCATCAAGACGGGCGCCACACACTGCATGCTCACAGCCGATAATGAGATCTCCCTTGACCCTGAAAGGGGGTTGCTTTCAGGAGGAAGAGCAAGGGCCG is part of the Candidatus Poribacteria bacterium genome and harbors:
- a CDS encoding flagellar brake protein, producing the protein MNQPILKPGIKVQVETLSGAPRCRFLSRITHIDDYYIYIAKPSIYDFEDGGQTGIPPNTLLRVSFSLSEGEFAFDSTVKGRQADGSYVLTRPRRFYRWKRQFLRVETSLWVRYAVIPRVEMAGRVDQVKRAYAMTANISGGGVLLKPQETLPVGAILEMEIELPGRSDPILAIGRVVHTKSGNGVEFLIINELDRNELIKYLFEEDRRRRRRLREKGYGGDLPTGIYPHSSGDR
- a CDS encoding FliA/WhiG family RNA polymerase sigma factor yields the protein MLEELWGAYKLNGDKRAKDEIIKQCLPMIRAIAQRLSIYASPSHDIDDLVSAGIIGLLDAIEKFNPSKGASFKTYATYRIKGAILDEVRALDWVPRSTREKAQKLEKAYSELEQRLMKPPSEEEVADYLGISVEELRKTLLEVSGMALLTLEDIALDKEEEGAIRDFIADPKAANPEDQMAFEEAKSILAGAIQSLPKQEKIVLSLYYYEEMTMKEIGKVLGVSESRVSQIHSSAILRLRGKLKRLKEDLLASVGRRAYG
- the flhF gene encoding flagellar biosynthesis protein FlhF; translated protein: MQIKRYYGKSVHAALEKAKAELGPDAILLHTRTLKSSILGGSTVEVIVAVDREAPSEIDEVIGDDEEKNEEPVERAKAILTANSYRRAEGGYELKHIGEELSEIRDLLHILLSNVKREQSLDLPETVQGIYEKFIKSELDPAIAYDLAKGLEPCFSDNGKLINERLAELIGKATKFNGGITLQGGMKSVALIGPTGVGKTTTIAKLGAYFKLKLKRKVAFLTIDTYRIAAVQQLQIYADIMRSPLKVADDPEELVREVESLSDHDLILIDTPGRSHYDAARIGEIERFIAVLPQVEVYLLISASTRSREIYEILNGFGSVGVDGLIFTKLDEASCFGSIVNAAIRSGKPLSYFTTGQDVAGDIEVATVERVTSLLLRGFRR
- a CDS encoding MinD/ParA family protein; the encoded protein is MSMKDQAANLRKLFSNPTLDIDMEEEPLVRRHNPRFRTIAITSGKGGVGKTNFAANLGVALSQIGKKVIIFDADLGLANVDVFFDLHPKYNLKHVVSGEKEIEEILLEGPTGIKVVPASSGVEMMANLPERERRRLIVKLGELSNMADVMIIDTAAGISHNVLAFASAADMIIIMTTPDPAAITDAYATTKVLSRRKKGPFMLIVNMAADESQAREVALSLILVVRRFLELELNYIGFIPFDPFVSKALKGQVPLVLKYPGAPASRHIMAIASRIYSILGSTKRTCHMDFFEKISLSLERSLGSEEEE
- the flhA gene encoding flagellar biosynthesis protein FlhA, encoding MRSEALVPTNSGFVSRVTRQSDIAVALGVIGILFVMLVPMPALLLDMLLAMNITFSLVTLLIVLYVTKPLDFSVFPSMLLIATLFRLSLNVASTRRILLYGDQSEFAAGHVINSFGKFVVGGNYVIGFVVFLILVIIQFVVITKGAGRVAEVAARFTLDAMPMKQMSIDTDLSAGLITEEEARARRETVAREADFYGAMDGASKFVRGDAIAGLIITGINIIGGLLIGVLQKGMPISEAARRYTLLTIGDGLVSQVPALIISTAAGVLVTRAGAETDFGKSLTGQILFQPRALGIASAVLFALALVPGLPKISFFMLSGITGSLAYLLMRTSPAQAETEEGEEKKPSPESEVEEVERMLDMDIMELNIGYNLVPLVDVRQNGVLLERIKMIRRRCARELGIIVPLIRIRDDMSLPPNGYSIMIKENVVAKGEVMLNHYLAMETGRVTEKIEGIPTTEPTNNIPALWIREKDKERAQMAGYMVVDPVTVIATHLMETINKHAHELLTRQDVRRLLDRLSERYPALVDELIPNLLSLGTVQKVLQNLLREGVPIRDLITILETLSDHAQTTKDPMLLTEFVRRALGRTICKELVDEDGTLKVLTLSPEVERNIADAIQDKDGTMYLALDPEVARKIVNGIATAITEMGQLQVQPVILCAEPLVRPFLRQLVERFIPGLVVLSYEEIPPEMEVKPLGVVNIEGTD